A region of Mugil cephalus isolate CIBA_MC_2020 chromosome 3, CIBA_Mcephalus_1.1, whole genome shotgun sequence DNA encodes the following proteins:
- the mafa gene encoding transcription factor Maf — MASELAMSNSDLPTSPLAMEYVNDFDLMKFEVKKEPVEPDRNISQCSRLIAGGSLSSTPMSTPCSSVPPSPSFSAPSPGSGSEQKTHIEDFYWMSGYQQQLNPEALGFSPEDAVEALINSSHQLQSFDGYARGQQFAGAAGAGGTMAGEEMGSAAAVVSAVIAAAAAQNGAQHHHHHHHHGHHQAPGVQSNGTSGTNHPHMRLDDRFSDEQLVTMSVRELNRQLRGVSKEEVIRLKQKRRTLKNRGYAQSCRFKRVQQRHVLEGEKTQLMQQVDHLKQEISRLVRERDAYKEKYEKLISNGFRENGSSSDNNPSSPEFFMSSRKFLHL, encoded by the exons aTGGCATCAGAGCTGGCAATGAGCAACTCCGACCTGCCCACCAGTCCCCTGGCCATGGAATATGTTAATGACTTCGATCTGATGAAGTTTGAAGTGAAAAAGGAGCCGGTGGAGCCCGATCGCAACATCAGCCAGTGCAGTCGCCTTATCGCCGGGGGATCCTTGTCTTCCACCCCGATGAGCACGCCTTGCAGCTCGGTGCCCCCTTCCCCAAGCTTCTCGGCGCCCAGTCCGGGCTCGGGGAGCGAACAGAAGACACACATAGAGGATTTCTACTGGATGTCCGGTTACCAACAGCAGTTGAATCCAGAGGCGCTGGGCTTCAGCCCCGAAGACGCAGTCGAGGCGCTGATCAACAGCAGTCACCAGCTCCAGTCTTTCGATGGCTATGCCAGGGGCCAGCAATTTGCTGGCGCAGCCGGAGCAGGAGGCACCATGGCCGGGGAAGAGATGGGTTCCGCCGCAGCGGTGGTGTCGGCAGTTATCGCTGCGGCAGCCGCCCAGAACGGAGcgcaacaccaccaccaccaccaccaccacggccACCACCAGGCACCGGGCGTCCAGTCCAACGGCACTTCTGGGACAAATCATCCACACATGCGCTTGGATGATCGGTTTTCAGATGAGCAGCTGGTCACCATGTCAGTGCGGGAGCTCAACCGGCAGCTACGGGGGGTCAGCAAGGAAGAAGTGATCAGATtgaaacagaagaggaggacCCTAAAGAACAGAGGCTACGCTCAGTCCTGCCGCTTCAAGCGGGTCCAGCAGCGGCACGTCCTGGAGGGAGAGAAGACGCAACTCATGCAGCAGGTCGACCACCTAAAGCAGGAGATCTCCAGGCTGGTCCGGGAGAGGGACGCGTACAAAGAAAAGTATGAGAAGCTCATCAGCAACGGCTTCAGAGAAAATGGATCCAGCAGTGACAACAACCCCTCATCCCCGGAGTTTTTCAT GTCATCGAGAAAATTCCTCCATCTGTGA